Below is a genomic region from Ascaphus truei isolate aAscTru1 chromosome 8, aAscTru1.hap1, whole genome shotgun sequence.
cagacattgctgtgcaggttcctgatgacatcctaccgctgccatctgtacaaattcagcagcagacacctacaaaggaggcgacaaaaacaaaacaagacacacatgaaacagaccaaccatcacttgtgcagtgtctaccaacttgctcacatgtgtcactgggcacaagccctgtccgtgaacagtcactacccaaaagccctgtaggtgagtcgctgcccaaaagccctgtaggtgaatcgctgcccaaaagccctgtaggtgagtcgctgcccaaaagccctgtaggtgaatcgctgcccaaaagccctgtaggtgaatcgctgcccaaaagccctgtaggtgaatcactgcccaaaagccctgtaggtcagtcactggccacaagccctgtaggtgagtcactggccacaagccccgtaggtgaacagtcactggccacaagccctgcccgtgaagtgccagaggccactcaaagtggctctgttgtgcctaaagttggtggcaaaagaaaaaggaaaattcaagagacaacaagcaggcctgttactcgctcgcaaaaggaacaaaaaaaataaatgttataattcagaaaatatgtctttggccttgttttgttgacttcagattatctaattactattgtatgtatgctgaagactgtgttgtttccaaactttcaactatgttcttgtacacgtgaagttttggaaatgttaacactcataattaattgtgttataaatatttatgttgtaatcgtctgttcagtaatggtccaccaggagccagttgctaagtttagagaagctgccattgactttgcagcaaaacattgcatttgggtgtgttaattgatgtaagaattgcatatgcatattagtcacatgcaattattaaaacacctaagtaagtgcaaacatctttcttgtacgtgtacagcaggattatgtgtaaattattacttacctttgccttgcttggccattgtaattttgtcctttaatcagttgtgtgttcgtttctataacatctcagaatgtataataatatatatacacacacacacacacacacacacacacacacactgagtgagtgtgagtgtgagtgtgtgagtgtgtatatatatatatgtatatatgtgtatatatatatgtatatatgtgtatatatatatgtatatatgtgtatatatatatgtatatatgtatatatgtgtatatgtgtatatatatatatatgtatatatatatatgtatatatgtgtatatatatatgtatatatgtgtatatatatatgtatatatgtgtatatatatatgtatatatgtgtgtatatatatatatatatatatatatatatatatatatatatatatatatatatatatatatatagtactatataaactggtatacacaaactaatacacttcatgcttccttgtgaaagcacactattttaataatacaggcctaatgtttgagaaatatcctaagtatgagactctaacagtattgtgcttaaacaaatgtttattacttcattcaatcatgtttctcaccatttaaataggtttcatacaaggtatacttaatgccatcaatgttgtgtgtactcctgcaatataaaaaaaaataaaatattatatataaatatatatatatttttataagagatatatttatatatatatatatatatatatatatatatatatatatatacacacgtatttaaactcatgcagacagggagttaaccagactttcacatacacacagaaatgtaagcggggaaaaaacatttctttttgcaggtgtgtttttactgatatgcctggctaagaaatattttcacacactggtctttgttagttttcaaaaaaacactatgtgaacgcattcacagtctagggatgtttttcacaaacgagataaaagaaggagaaatgtttctcccacagtcccatatcacgaaccacaactgttaacccaattagacaaccaaatccaattggcgtttgaaataaggagtcaaagtagttacttttgttgaccttgacaaggaaaaacaggagtttgttagccattcagcacattcattttgatgagcaaataacacagacctgcacacagcttttgtgctactcagacatggctgatgaattcgttaacaatattaatccccttttagggtataagtacatgatctgtgaagccatcttgaacagtcgcggacagaaagcaagcacacgccaaatcgatgatttcattcgagcaaaatatccttattaccaagaccgtaagcatgcacggaattttaattcctcaataagattcactttatcaagtaatgacttttttgaacgtgaccaggataagctacaacacacctatggtttctggaagattgccccggaaaaacaatttatcctgaaa
It encodes:
- the LOC142500989 gene encoding uncharacterized protein LOC142500989, with product MEQVSSPGSASSTLLEEHHGDEDDEYDEDDATEETEIQSCDHEEVPIETVVPPNRPSTSTYDAIVASEGKIVDAENRRHSDMMTVLERMIGLQEETVSQLAHLHRVFIEVPKQLQKINTSFEALVVQQTQANYWRMTNVPQFNTSQPGSVHAGQFSPHSSDIHSPGPNVTGQVADIAVQVPDDILPLPSVQIQQQTPTKEATKTKQDTHETDQPSLVQCLPTCSHVSLGTSPVREQSLPKSPVGESLPKSPVGESLPKSPVGESLPKSPVGESLPKSPVGESLPKSPVGESLPKSPVGQSLATSPVGESLATSPVGEQSLATSPAREVPEATQSGSVVPKVGGKRKRKIQETTSRPVTRSQKEQKK